The following nucleotide sequence is from Syntrophorhabdaceae bacterium.
AACAACCTGCTTCTGGAAAAATCACCGAATCAATATCATAGACACCCCGGGGCACATAGATTTCACTATCGAGGTCGGAAGATCGCTCAGAGTGCTCGACGGAGCGGTTGCGCTTTTCTCCGGCGTTGAAGGCGTGGAGGCACAGTCTGAGACCGTCTGGAGACAGGCGGACAGATACGGCGTTCCGAGGATTGGCTATGTGAACAAGATGGACAGACCCGGCGCCGATTTTCAGAAATGCCTCGCCATGTTACGGGAGATACTGAACGCTAATCCGCTGGCCCTCCAGATTCCCATCAAGGATGGGGACGAGTTCATCGGAGTTGTCGACGTGATAACCGGCAAGGCCATCTATTACAACGAAGACAGACTCGGCATCTCTTACAAGACCGTGGAGGTACCCGAGCATCTTGCGGGCGAGCTGGCGAAAGCACAAGAGTCGCTCATGGAATCGTTGTCAGAAATCGATGATGAGTTCATGTCGCGCTATCTCGATGGCGAGGAGATAGAGGAAAGCCATGTGAGAAAGATCGTGAGAAAAGGCACGCTTCAGGGAAAGATACTCCCTGTACTCTGCGGAAGCGCCTTCAAGAACAAAGGCATACAGCCTCTGCTTGATGCTATCGTAGACTACCTGCCCTCCCCCGATGACGTATCGCCATATCAGTGCTGGACCGAAGACGGTGAGGAGAAAACGTTGCAGGGGATCATGAGCGAGCCGTTCAGCGGACTGGTGTTCAAAATCATGACCGACCCGTTCGTGGGACAGTTAAGCTACATGAGGATCTATTCCGGCGAACTAAAAGCCGGTGACGTGGTTTATAATAATGCGAAATCAAAAACCGAGCGTATTGGCAGGATCATAAGACTTCACGCGAATAAAAGGGAAGAAGTCAAAAAGGTAGGAGCGGGCGATATCTGTGCTATCGTCGGCCTCAAGGGCGCTGCTACAGGCGACACCCTGACAGACCCGGACTTCAATATATTTTTCGAGACCATCGAGGTGCCGACACCTGTGGTCTCTTGCGCGATGACGCCCAAGAAAAAGGACGACCTCAAGAAGATGTGGCTTGTCTTCAACAAATATACCGTGGAAGACCCCTCCCTCAATGTGAAGCTTGATAGCGAAACCGGCGAGGTAATCCTTTCCGGCATGGGCGAACTTCACCTGGAGATCATCATGAGCCGGGCGAAAAGAGAGCACAACCTTGAAATGGTCGCCTCGGCCCCGCAGGTAGCCTACCGCGAAACCATCACCAAACCCGCAACCGGTATCGGCAAGTACATAAAGCAGTCGGGCGGACGCGGCCAGTACGGGCACGTCGTGCTCAAGATATCGCCTCATGAGGGAGCAGATTTTCTGTTTGAGAATAATACCGTCGGTGGCGTCATACCGAGAGAGTATATCGCAAGCATCGAAACCGGTATCAAGGAAACCATGGAAAAAGGCGTGGTCCTCGGATATCCGCTCATTAATCTCAAAGTAGAACTTGTCGATGGATCGTACCATGACGTCGACTCGTCCGAACTTGCATTTAAGCTTGCCGCCTCGATCGGCCTCAAAGATGCCATCGCCAAGGCCCACCCCGTGATTC
It contains:
- the fusA gene encoding elongation factor G, coding for MDNLNSLVRNVGIMAHIDAGKTTATERILFYTGVNNRIGEVDDGAATMDWMEEEQERGITITAAATTCFWKNHRINIIDTPGHIDFTIEVGRSLRVLDGAVALFSGVEGVEAQSETVWRQADRYGVPRIGYVNKMDRPGADFQKCLAMLREILNANPLALQIPIKDGDEFIGVVDVITGKAIYYNEDRLGISYKTVEVPEHLAGELAKAQESLMESLSEIDDEFMSRYLDGEEIEESHVRKIVRKGTLQGKILPVLCGSAFKNKGIQPLLDAIVDYLPSPDDVSPYQCWTEDGEEKTLQGIMSEPFSGLVFKIMTDPFVGQLSYMRIYSGELKAGDVVYNNAKSKTERIGRIIRLHANKREEVKKVGAGDICAIVGLKGAATGDTLTDPDFNIFFETIEVPTPVVSCAMTPKKKDDLKKMWLVFNKYTVEDPSLNVKLDSETGEVILSGMGELHLEIIMSRAKREHNLEMVASAPQVAYRETITKPATGIGKYIKQSGGRGQYGHVVLKISPHEGADFLFENNTVGGVIPREYIASIETGIKETMEKGVVLGYPLINLKVELVDGSYHDVDSSELAFKLAASIGLKDAIAKAHPVILEPIMKVDINVPLEAMGTTIGDITSRRGRVAELGDRNGFKYILAYIPLDEMFGYTTQLRSMTQGRGYFSMEFFHYNPVPSHIYENLMRNREKSATEVLYG